The Acinonyx jubatus isolate Ajub_Pintada_27869175 chromosome D1, VMU_Ajub_asm_v1.0, whole genome shotgun sequence genome includes a window with the following:
- the TMEM134 gene encoding transmembrane protein 134 isoform X2, which translates to MSAARPQFSIDDAFELSLEDAGPGPEFSGVARFGPLHFERRARFEVADEEKQSRLRYQNLENDEDAAQASPEPDGGVSISSQWSFSTISNSTQRSYHACCSWTQHPLIQKNRRVVLASFLLLLLGLGHTTEQRKISLQTFPRPCQVPCSENTELVLILIAVGLEVAPSPGVSSAIFFVPGFLLLVPGVYHVIFIYCAVKGHRGFQFFYLPYFEK; encoded by the exons ATGAGCGCCGCCCGGCCCCAGTTCAGCATCGATGACGCCTTCGAGCTGTCCCTGGAGGACGCGGGCCCAGGGCCCGAATTCAGCGGGGTTGCCCGCTTCGGGCCGCTGCACTTCGAGCGCCGAGCCCGGTTCGAGGTGGCCGACGAGGAAAAGCAGTCCCGGCTGCGCTACCAG AACCTGGAGAATGATGAGGATGCAGCCCAAGCCTCTCCGGAGCCGGATGGGGGAGTCAGCATCAG CTCCCAGTGGTCCTTCAGCACCATCAGCAACAGCACCCAACGATCTTACCATGCCTGCTGCAG CTGGACGCAACACCCTTTGATCCAGAAGAACCGCCGGGTAGTGCTGGCCTCCTTCCTACTCCTGCTGCTGGGGCTGG GCCACACCACGGAGCAGAGGAAAATCTCACTTCAGACATTTCCCAGGCCCTGCCAGGTGCCCTGCTCTGAAAACACAGAGCTTG TGCTGATCCTGATCGCCGTGGGACTGGAGGTGGCCCCCTCGCCAG GTGTCTCCAGCGCCATCTTCTTCGTGCCCGGCTTCCTGCTGTTGGTCCCGGGAG tCTACCACGTGATCTTCATCTACTGCGCCGTCAAGGGCCACCGGGGCTTCCAGTTCTTCTACTTGCCCTATTTCGAGAAGTGA
- the TMEM134 gene encoding transmembrane protein 134 isoform X4, with the protein MSAARPQFSIDDAFELSLEDAGPGPEFSGVARFGPLHFERRARFEVADEEKQSRLRYQNLENDEDAAQASPEPDGGVSISSQWSFSTISNSTQRSYHACCSWTQHPLIQKNRRVVLASFLLLLLGLVLILIAVGLEVAPSPGVSSAIFFVPGFLLLVPGVYHVIFIYCAVKGHRGFQFFYLPYFEK; encoded by the exons ATGAGCGCCGCCCGGCCCCAGTTCAGCATCGATGACGCCTTCGAGCTGTCCCTGGAGGACGCGGGCCCAGGGCCCGAATTCAGCGGGGTTGCCCGCTTCGGGCCGCTGCACTTCGAGCGCCGAGCCCGGTTCGAGGTGGCCGACGAGGAAAAGCAGTCCCGGCTGCGCTACCAG AACCTGGAGAATGATGAGGATGCAGCCCAAGCCTCTCCGGAGCCGGATGGGGGAGTCAGCATCAG CTCCCAGTGGTCCTTCAGCACCATCAGCAACAGCACCCAACGATCTTACCATGCCTGCTGCAG CTGGACGCAACACCCTTTGATCCAGAAGAACCGCCGGGTAGTGCTGGCCTCCTTCCTACTCCTGCTGCTGGGGCTGG TGCTGATCCTGATCGCCGTGGGACTGGAGGTGGCCCCCTCGCCAG GTGTCTCCAGCGCCATCTTCTTCGTGCCCGGCTTCCTGCTGTTGGTCCCGGGAG tCTACCACGTGATCTTCATCTACTGCGCCGTCAAGGGCCACCGGGGCTTCCAGTTCTTCTACTTGCCCTATTTCGAGAAGTGA
- the TMEM134 gene encoding transmembrane protein 134 isoform X1 yields MSAARPQFSIDDAFELSLEDAGPGPEFSGVARFGPLHFERRARFEVADEEKQSRLRYQNLENDEDAAQASPEPDGGVSIRDSSRTSIRSSQWSFSTISNSTQRSYHACCSWTQHPLIQKNRRVVLASFLLLLLGLGHTTEQRKISLQTFPRPCQVPCSENTELVLILIAVGLEVAPSPGVSSAIFFVPGFLLLVPGVYHVIFIYCAVKGHRGFQFFYLPYFEK; encoded by the exons ATGAGCGCCGCCCGGCCCCAGTTCAGCATCGATGACGCCTTCGAGCTGTCCCTGGAGGACGCGGGCCCAGGGCCCGAATTCAGCGGGGTTGCCCGCTTCGGGCCGCTGCACTTCGAGCGCCGAGCCCGGTTCGAGGTGGCCGACGAGGAAAAGCAGTCCCGGCTGCGCTACCAG AACCTGGAGAATGATGAGGATGCAGCCCAAGCCTCTCCGGAGCCGGATGGGGGAGTCAGCATCAG GGATTCCAGCCGAACGTCCATCCGCAGCTCCCAGTGGTCCTTCAGCACCATCAGCAACAGCACCCAACGATCTTACCATGCCTGCTGCAG CTGGACGCAACACCCTTTGATCCAGAAGAACCGCCGGGTAGTGCTGGCCTCCTTCCTACTCCTGCTGCTGGGGCTGG GCCACACCACGGAGCAGAGGAAAATCTCACTTCAGACATTTCCCAGGCCCTGCCAGGTGCCCTGCTCTGAAAACACAGAGCTTG TGCTGATCCTGATCGCCGTGGGACTGGAGGTGGCCCCCTCGCCAG GTGTCTCCAGCGCCATCTTCTTCGTGCCCGGCTTCCTGCTGTTGGTCCCGGGAG tCTACCACGTGATCTTCATCTACTGCGCCGTCAAGGGCCACCGGGGCTTCCAGTTCTTCTACTTGCCCTATTTCGAGAAGTGA
- the TMEM134 gene encoding transmembrane protein 134 isoform X5: MSAARPQFSIDDAFELSLEDAGPGPEFSGVARFGPLHFERRARFEVADEEKQSRLRYQNLENDEDAAQASPEPDGGVSIRDSSRTSIRSSQWSFSTISNSTQRSYHACCSWTQHPLIQKNRRVVLASFLLLLLGLGVSSAIFFVPGFLLLVPGVYHVIFIYCAVKGHRGFQFFYLPYFEK, from the exons ATGAGCGCCGCCCGGCCCCAGTTCAGCATCGATGACGCCTTCGAGCTGTCCCTGGAGGACGCGGGCCCAGGGCCCGAATTCAGCGGGGTTGCCCGCTTCGGGCCGCTGCACTTCGAGCGCCGAGCCCGGTTCGAGGTGGCCGACGAGGAAAAGCAGTCCCGGCTGCGCTACCAG AACCTGGAGAATGATGAGGATGCAGCCCAAGCCTCTCCGGAGCCGGATGGGGGAGTCAGCATCAG GGATTCCAGCCGAACGTCCATCCGCAGCTCCCAGTGGTCCTTCAGCACCATCAGCAACAGCACCCAACGATCTTACCATGCCTGCTGCAG CTGGACGCAACACCCTTTGATCCAGAAGAACCGCCGGGTAGTGCTGGCCTCCTTCCTACTCCTGCTGCTGGGGCTGG GTGTCTCCAGCGCCATCTTCTTCGTGCCCGGCTTCCTGCTGTTGGTCCCGGGAG tCTACCACGTGATCTTCATCTACTGCGCCGTCAAGGGCCACCGGGGCTTCCAGTTCTTCTACTTGCCCTATTTCGAGAAGTGA
- the TMEM134 gene encoding transmembrane protein 134 isoform X3, with amino-acid sequence MSAARPQFSIDDAFELSLEDAGPGPEFSGVARFGPLHFERRARFEVADEEKQSRLRYQNLENDEDAAQASPEPDGGVSIRDSSRTSIRSSQWSFSTISNSTQRSYHACCSWTQHPLIQKNRRVVLASFLLLLLGLVLILIAVGLEVAPSPGVSSAIFFVPGFLLLVPGVYHVIFIYCAVKGHRGFQFFYLPYFEK; translated from the exons ATGAGCGCCGCCCGGCCCCAGTTCAGCATCGATGACGCCTTCGAGCTGTCCCTGGAGGACGCGGGCCCAGGGCCCGAATTCAGCGGGGTTGCCCGCTTCGGGCCGCTGCACTTCGAGCGCCGAGCCCGGTTCGAGGTGGCCGACGAGGAAAAGCAGTCCCGGCTGCGCTACCAG AACCTGGAGAATGATGAGGATGCAGCCCAAGCCTCTCCGGAGCCGGATGGGGGAGTCAGCATCAG GGATTCCAGCCGAACGTCCATCCGCAGCTCCCAGTGGTCCTTCAGCACCATCAGCAACAGCACCCAACGATCTTACCATGCCTGCTGCAG CTGGACGCAACACCCTTTGATCCAGAAGAACCGCCGGGTAGTGCTGGCCTCCTTCCTACTCCTGCTGCTGGGGCTGG TGCTGATCCTGATCGCCGTGGGACTGGAGGTGGCCCCCTCGCCAG GTGTCTCCAGCGCCATCTTCTTCGTGCCCGGCTTCCTGCTGTTGGTCCCGGGAG tCTACCACGTGATCTTCATCTACTGCGCCGTCAAGGGCCACCGGGGCTTCCAGTTCTTCTACTTGCCCTATTTCGAGAAGTGA
- the TMEM134 gene encoding transmembrane protein 134 isoform X6, producing MSAARPQFSIDDAFELSLEDAGPGPEFSGVARFGPLHFERRARFEVADEEKQSRLRYQNLENDEDAAQASPEPDGGVSIRDSSRTSIRSSQWSFSTISNSTQRSYHACCSWTQHPLIQKNRRVVLASFLLLLLGLGEETEALRGAGPVSWTHSQEITHSGKGNLVPCSKLFFNLAI from the exons ATGAGCGCCGCCCGGCCCCAGTTCAGCATCGATGACGCCTTCGAGCTGTCCCTGGAGGACGCGGGCCCAGGGCCCGAATTCAGCGGGGTTGCCCGCTTCGGGCCGCTGCACTTCGAGCGCCGAGCCCGGTTCGAGGTGGCCGACGAGGAAAAGCAGTCCCGGCTGCGCTACCAG AACCTGGAGAATGATGAGGATGCAGCCCAAGCCTCTCCGGAGCCGGATGGGGGAGTCAGCATCAG GGATTCCAGCCGAACGTCCATCCGCAGCTCCCAGTGGTCCTTCAGCACCATCAGCAACAGCACCCAACGATCTTACCATGCCTGCTGCAG CTGGACGCAACACCCTTTGATCCAGAAGAACCGCCGGGTAGTGCTGGCCTCCTTCCTACTCCTGCTGCTGGGGCTGG gtgaggaaactgaggccttaaGAGGAGCAGGCCCGGTCTCCTGGACACACAGCCAGGAAATCACACATAGTGGAAAAGGGAACCTGGTCCCATgctccaaacttttttttaacttagccaTTTAA
- the CABP4 gene encoding calcium-binding protein 4 produces MATEQAKGQRGPDPQKPPVEAVASGSGAEGLPLTRRWSKKDRGLRGSRKGAGGSAEQTPIPGPEAPGSSKSLSGKGEGQEGTGPAAPRPAGRRQSHRHRSGTQPDAAQKTYGPLLNRIFGKDRELGPEELDELQAAFEEFDTDRDGYIGYRELGTCMRTLGYMPTEMELIEVSQHVKMRMGGRVDFEEFVELMGPKLREETAHMLGVRELRIAFREFDRDRDGRITVAELRQAAPALLGEPLVGPELDEMLREVDLNGDGTVDFDGESPSQTTPHPSSSQDDPSASWDP; encoded by the exons ATGGCCACAGAACAGGCGAAGGGGCAGCGTGGCCCAGACCCCCAGAAGCCTCCTGTGGAGGCTGTGGCTTCCGGGAGCGGAGCTGAGGGCCTGCCCTTGACCAGGAGGTGGAGCAAGAAGGACAGGGGACTCCGAGGGTCCCGGAAGGGTGCTGGTGGCTCCGCGGAGCAGACCCCCATCCCTGGCCCCGAGGCCCCAGGGAGCAGCAAGAGCCTctctgggaagggagaagggcaggaggggacaggcCCTGCAGCCCCCAGGCCAGCCGGTCGTCGCCAGTCTCACCGACACCGCTCTGGCACCCAGCCCGATGCTGCCCAGAAGACATACGGGCCCCTGCTCAACCGCATCTTCGGGAAG GACCGCGAGCTGGGCCCCGAGGAGCTGGATG agCTTCAGGCCGCCTTTGAAGAGTTTGACACTGACCGTGACGGCTACATCGGCTACCGGGAGCTGGGCACCTGCATGCGGACGCTGGGCTACATGCCCACTGAGATGGAACTCATCGAGGTCTCCCAGCACGTCAAGATGCGAA TGGGTGGCCGTGTGGACTTCGAGGAGTTTGTGGAATTGATGGGCCCAAAGCTGAGGGAGGAGACAGCACACATGTTGGGGGTGCGGGAGCTGCGCATCGCCTTCCGAGAG TTTGACAGGGACAGAGATGGACGAATTACAGTGGCAGAGCTGCGGCAGGCAGCACCTGCTCTGCTGGGGGAGCCGCTGGTGGGTCCTGAGCTGGACGAGATGCTCCGAGAAGTGGACCTCAACGGGGATGGCACCGTAGACTTTGACGGTGAGTCTCCTTCCCAGAcgaccccccacccctccagctccCAGGATGATCCCAGCGCGTCCTGGGATCCCTGA